The following are encoded together in the Oncorhynchus masou masou isolate Uvic2021 chromosome 5, UVic_Omas_1.1, whole genome shotgun sequence genome:
- the LOC135540258 gene encoding PR domain zinc finger protein 2-like gives MSVLGINKARKLLEKARQACLGGFRGPKQTGGTKPIVTEMWDTEEGPNGEDERPSQSPGPSQGTRESSTMGSNSLSQAQFISAAMREKDEEGDEEEPGDLQQRPSQSARSATEAESGDRCEQPDLPRSHSSPGEVGPGSLQTASSLPRPEPEADPYLDPDLEGDPHGEESHPCQHCERHFSTKQGLERHTHIHATANQQTHTFKCRYCGKSFGSQVGRRRHERRHENGPKNKGQRPGSLAGTATLLSPLGQADCSSPDCATVSGHYVVMGSPLPGGLMQSPQVVRKDPAAESDQPFIVDENGETKELHPCKYCNKAFGTHTNMRRHQRRIHERHLLPKGVRRKGMLLQESPQQQQQQRLPEQSPSASPPPVYVPSADTEDEGDREEYMVDISNNISENLSLYIDGKILSTSSVSGCEVIEVDSSSAALFGLDAVVISPNQISQAFKVDTRTCAVKQVSNLSQPTTKRRTSTPPLMPSLKMESENGSSSASSSSTSSSSTLLVESLFPQSSDSLTFQKEKTIYLSPKLKQLLQTQTDGQKPTIALIADSHRLAPPLSVTSLPAASGRFKRRTASPPSSPQLSPALKADGCKSEAGVSLYTLKVPKLESLGISSAWSLSSKEERNTMSPSGKDGCSWSASRTGGNSCNQQPLDLSSGISKWSDGFNKTPREEVLDLSMSRKSTAEPESKGSPAPTQPHTKKKKPNTSMLEKVLMNEYAGLNPAGEEGSCPLGSPDSQYTASSGTGTASHSPSSNMPFESADPSPPSLTPVTMNPSSPCVSSLTSPTPPPPVLPSMPSSDSPTSSSLPVLSPKMSPRSIDHCEDEPVCVSNSTTAETILAAVSNSYGDVTKPVDPTHNTDPVIGKALSNPSTESPSVSDAVPVSLSSAQSKPARSGNHIFLDVQINPDLEPIITEGQGESQCSELPVLSPVTESPLTASSTSPVGISDVPAPSVVSPASLSSTVIKEEVQHMDQLADLGLPPGATGSSPPSAAAAEKPSEEVVEEKGLEPDPFSKSFVCNVCEDPFRSIKELSRHIVEHAAEWPYRCEFCVQLFGNAPALLEHRTALHGVGRIFVCSFCSKEFAFLCNLQQHHKDLHPSQPCTHAAVESGKLRPQNYTDPARAKEESNPSTTGPESSAEAASSQGVSDVKKEQPDTNGKHEEAGPEDPTEELYTTIKIMASEGGKPIGPDVRLGINQHYPSFKPPPFPYHNRTAADSVASATNFTTHNIPQTFSTAIRCTKCGKSFDNMPELHKHILACANASDKRRYTPKKNPIPLRQIVKPQNGALSPASAANAGHNAFRRMGQPKRLNFNQEPLGKTKMSSLSKKKNQLVQKAITQRNKTAATAKAPSQVKEEEPQEVHVCPHCSREFTYPASLSKHIAVSCPMKPVSKKAKKGAAAEEATPADKNMSLRRRTIESEIQQPETAEPVPKTLGKTRARTSGPGSTEAETTPRPGKGKTAVTQVRTKRPASFPAATVSLNVKSKKGKVQSLPPTPLPSETPSNSAPLPATQTKQRTGKEMPPKKVAEVKLPLQKPSQVPPKKEGERFSLRARERAGGPVTRSLQMANNVAPVEVKTEDLSSQGPKETQESLLK, from the exons ATGTCTGTGCTTGGCATCAACAAAG CCAgaaaactgttggaaaaagccAGACAGGCTTGTTTGGGTGGATTCCGTGGGCCCAAACAAACAGGCGGAACCAAACCTATTGTCACAGAGATGTGGGATACAGAGGAAG GTCCAAATGGGGAGGACGAGAGACCCTCTCAGTCTCCAGGGCCTTCACAGGGGACTCGGGAGAGCTCCACCATGGGGAGTAACAGCCTCTCTCAAGCCCAGTTCATCTCAGCAGcaatgagagagaaggatgaggaggGTGATGAGGAAGAACCAGGGGATCTGCAGCAGCGGCCGTCGCAGAGTGCTCGGTCTGCTACTGAAGCTGAGTCGGGGGATAGGTGTGAGCAGCCTGATCTGCCACGAAGCCATAGCAGTCCAGGTGAGGTGGGGCCTGGGAGCCTTCAGACTGCCTCATCCCTACCAAGGCCTGAACCAGAGGCTGACCCATACCTTGACCCTGACCTTGAAGGTGACCCCCACGGAGAGGAGTCCCATCCCTGCCAGCACTGCGAGCGCCATTTCTCCACCAAACAGGGCTTGGAGCGCCACACCCACATCCATGCCACTGCAAACCAACAAACTCACACGTTCAAATGCCGTTACTGTGGCAAGTCCTTTGGCTCGCAGGTGGGACGTCGGCGGCACGAGCGGAGGCATGAGAACGGGCCAAAGAACAAAGGCCAAAGGCCTGGCTCACTGGCTGGGACTGCTACTTTACTCAGTCCACTGGGGCAGGCTGACTGTTCCAGCCCAGACTGTGCCACTGTCTCTGGCCACTACGTTGTCATGGGGTCTCCGCTCCCTGGAGGACTTATGCAGAGCCCTCAGGTTGTGAGGAAGGACCCTGCGGCTGAGAGTGACCAGCCCTTTATCGTGGATGAGAATGGAGAGACAAAAGAGCTTCATCCTTGCAAGTACTGTAATAAGGCTTTCGGCACTCACACTAACATGCGCAGACACCAGCGCAGAATCCACGAGCGCCACTTACTGCCCAAGGGTGTACGCAGGAAAGGCATGCTGCTGCAGGAGAGCccgcaacagcagcagcagcagcgtctGCCTGAGCAGTCCCCCAGTGCCAGCCCACCCCCTGTCTATGTGCCCAGTGCAGACACTGAGGATGAGGGGGACCGAGAGGAGTACATGGTCGACATATCCAATAATATCTCGGAGAATCTCAGCCTGTACATCGACGGCAAGATCCTGTCCACTAGTTCAGTCAGCGGCTGTGAAGTGATCGAAGTGGACTCCAGTTCTGCAGCACTGTTTGGTCTCGATGCAGTGGTCATCAGCCCCAATCAGATCAGTCAGGCTTTCAAAGTGGACACCAGGACCTGTGCTGTGAAGCAGGTCTCCAACCTCAGCCAGCCCACAACGAAAAGGAGAACGTCGACACCCCCGCTCATGCCCAGTCTTAAAATGGAGTCTGAAAATGggtcctcctctgcctcttcctcctccacgtCTTCCTCATCTACCTTGTTGGTGGAAAGTCTCTTCCCTCAGTCCTCAGACTCATTAACATTTCAAAAGGAGAAAACTATCTATCTGTCTCCTAAGCTCAAACAGCTCCTCCAGACTCAGACAGACGGTCAGAAACCCACCATCGCCCTGATAGCAGACAGCCACAGAttagctccccctctctccgttaCGTCTCTGCCTGCAGCCTCAGGCAGGTTTAAGAGAAGAACGGCTTCCCCTCCCTCGTCTCCACAGCTCAGCCCTGCGCTGAAAGCAGATGGCTGTAAGAGTGAGGCAGGGGTCTCGTTGTACACCCTCAAGGTGCCAAAGCTGGAGAGCCTGGGCATTTCCTCTGCCTGGAGTCTGTCCAGCaaagaggagaggaacaccatGAGTCCCAGCGGGAAGGACGGGTGCAGCTGGTCTGCCTCTCGGACCGGAGGGAACTCGTGTAATCAGCAGCCCTTGGACCTTTCCAGTGGCATCAGTAAATGGAGTGACGGCTTCAACAAGACGCCCAGGGAGGAAGTGCTGGATTTAAGCATGAGTCGGAAGAGTACAGCGGAGCCAGAGTCCAAGGGAAGTCCAGCTCCAACACAGCCCCACACCAAGAAGAAGAAGCCCAATACCAGTATGCTAGAGAAGGTGTTGATGAATGAGTACGCTGGCTTAAACCCAGCAGGAGAGGAGGGCTCTTGTCCCCTGGGAAGCCCAGATTCTCAGTATACTGCAAGCAGTGGTACAGGCACAGCTTCTCACAGTCCCTCTTCCAATATGCCCTTTGAATCAGCcgatccctctcccccctctctaacccctgtcaCTATGAATCCCTCCTCCCCCTGCGTCTCCAGCCTGACCTCTCCAACTCCACCTCCCCCTGTCCTACCCTCTATGCCCTCATCAGACTCTCCCActtccagctctctccctgtcctctcccctaaAATGTCCCCCAGATCCATTGACCATTGTGAGGACGAGCCAGTTTGTGTATCTAACTCTACTACAGCAGAGACAATATTAGCTGCGGTAAGTAACAGTTATGGAGATGTCACTAAGCCAGTAGACCCCACCCACAATACAGATCCCGTTATCGGGAAAGCTTTATCAAACCCCTCTACAGAGTCCCCCTCAGTATCTGATGCTGTCCCTGTGAGTCTGTCCTCAGCACAATCTAAACCTGCTAGGAGTGGGAACCACATTTTCTTAGATGTCCAAATTAACCCAGACCTGGAACCGATTATTACTGAGGGACAGGGGGAATCCCAATGCTCTGAACTCCCTGTTTTATCACCCGTAACAGAATCCCCCCTCACTGCCTCATCGACCTCTCCTGTTGGAATATCAGATGTCCCAGCTCCGTCAGTGGTCTCCCCAGCATCACTCTCTAGCACTGTGATTAAAGAGGAGGTCCAGCACATGGATCAGCTGGCTGATTTAGGCCTTCCTCCTGGTGCCACAGGGTCTTCACCTCCATCTGCCGCTGCTGCTGAAAAGCCCTCtgaagaggtggtggaggagaagggaTTGGAGCCAGACCCCTTCAGTAAGAGCtttgtgtgtaacgtgtgtgagGATCCCTTCCGCTCCATCAAAGAGCTCAGTCGGCACATCGTGGAGCACGCGGCTGAGTGGCCCTACAGGTGTGAGTTCTGTGTGCAGCTGTTTGGCAATGCCCCGGCCCTGCTGGAGCACCGTACAGCCCTCCATGGTGTGGGACGCATCTTTGTCTGCTCCTTCTGCTCCAAGGAGTTCGCCTTCCTCTGCAACCTCCAGCAGCACCACAAAGACCTGCATCCCAGCCAGCCGTGCACACACGCAGCCGTGGAGAGTGGCAAGCTGAGGCCACAGAACTACACAGACCCAGCCAGGGCCAAAGAGGAGAGTAACCCCTCAACCACAGGGCCTGAGTCCTCTGCTGAAGCTGCCTCCTCCCAGGGGGTCTCTGATGTGAAGAAAGAGCAGCCTGATACTAACGGGAAGCATGAGGAGGCTGGACCAGAGGACCCAACTGAAGAGCTCTATACTACAATAAAGATCATGGCTTCTGAAGGAGGCAAGCCTATAGGCCCAGACGTACGCCTGGGCATTAATCAACACTACCCCAGTTTCAAGCCACCCCCCTTCCCCTACCACAACCGCACGGCTGCAGACTCAGTGGCCTCGGCCACCAACTTCACTACCCACAACATCCCCCAGACGTTCAGCACTGCCATCCGATGCACCAAATGCGGCAAGAGCTTTGATAACATGCCCGAGCTGCATAAGCACATACTAGCCTGTGCCAACGCCAGTGATAAGAGGCGGTACACTCCCAAGAAGAACCCCATCCCTCTCAGACAGATAGTGAAGCCCCAGAACGGAGCTCTGTCACCTGCCTCTGCTGCCAACGCAGGGCACAACGCCTTCCGCAGAATGGGCCAACCCAAGAGGCTGAACTTCAACCAAGAACCGCttggcaaaaccaagatgagttCCCTCAGTAAGAAGAAGAACCAGCTGGTTCAGAAGGCCATCACTCAGAGGAATaagactgctgctactgctaagGCCCCAAGCCAGGTTAAAGAGGAGGAGCCGCAGGAGGTCCATGTGTGCCCTCACTGCAGTCGGGAGTTCACTTACCCTGCCAGCCTCAGTAAACATATAGCAGTCAGCTGTCCCATGAAGCCTGTCTCTAAAAAGGCCAAAAAGGGAGCAGCAGCAGAAGAGGCAACACCAGCTGATAAAAACATGAGCCTTCGAAGGAGAACCATAGAGTCTGAGATCCAGCAGCCAGAGACTGCTGAGCCGGTGCCCAAAACCCTGGGCAAAACACGCGCTCGCACTTCTGGACCCGGCTCTACGGAGGCTGAGACCACACCGCGGCCAGGTAAAGGAAAGACGGCCGTCACACAGGTGCGTACGAAGAGGCCAGCCTCTTTCCCTGCTGCCACAGTTTCTCTCAACGTGAAAAGTAAAAAAGGCAAAGTTCAATCATTACCCCCCACCCCGTTGCCCTCCGAGACTCCCAGTAACTCTGCACCACTGCCAGCAACCCAGACAAAGCAACGCACGGGCAAGGAAATGCCGCCCAAGAAGGTAGCAGAGGTGAAATTGCCCCTACAGAAGCCGTCTCAGGTGCCGCCTAAGAAAGAAGGGGAACGGTTCTCTCTGAGAGCGAGGGAGCGAGCTGGTGGGCCGGTGACCCGGAGCCTACAGATGGCCAACAATGTAGCTCCTGTGGAGGTGAAAACAGAGGACCTTTCCAGCCAGGGGCCTAAAGAGACCCAG GAGTCCTTGCTGAAATGA